The genomic region GATCCAGGTGGGGACCTCTTCCGCTGCGATCGCCCTGGAAAAGAAAAAACCCTGGCAGAACGCACACTCCAGGTCGCGAATGGTCGAAAGCTGGTGCTCCTCCTCAACACCTTCGGCGATCACATCCAGATCCAGGTTATGCGCCAGCGCGATGATGGTCTTGACAATCTCCAGGTCGTCACCCTTCCCCTTCAATTTGGAAATGAACGATCGATCGATCTTCAGGGCATGAACCGGAAAGTTGTGCAGATAGCTCAGCGAGGAATACCCGGTGCCAAAATCATCAATATGGATATTTACCCCCATCCCCTGAAGAGCCACCAGCGAGTTCAGCGCAACATTGGTGTGCTCAAGGATCACATTCTCGGTGATCTCGATCACCAGCGATTCCGCCTGAATGCCCTCATCGCGGATGCAGGCCGCAACATCACCGGTAAAATCATCGAGCAGCAACATCCTGCTGGAAATATTGATGCTCATTTTGAGCGGAGAGCCATTCGGGTACATTTCATCCCAACGCCGGAGCTGCCGGCAGGCCTGCCGGAGCACCCATCTGCTTAAGGGGATGATCAACCCGGTTTCCTCGGCGAGAGGGATAAAATCATTAGGCAACACAAGGCCTCGTTCGGGATGCACCCACCTGATCAGAGCTTCGAAGCCGACAAGACTTCGATCCCCGGGACTCATGATCGGCTGATAGTGGAGAACGAAATCCTCAAGGTTGTCGACCGCGCTCCGCAGCTCCCGTTCCAGCTGGTTCCGGGCAATGATGGTTGCATGCATTCTGGTGTCGAAATACACATGCCGCCCTCCGCCGATCGCTTTGGCCTGGTACATGGCAATATCCGCGTCACGGAGGATTTCTTCCGGAGATTCATAGCGATCATCTCCGGTGGCGATCCCGATACTCTGCATGGTGAACAATTCGTGCCCGTCAATGTTGAAGGGTTTGACCACCTCGTTTTCGATCCGGCAGATGATATCCTCAATATCCATCCGGTCGGCAACATCTTCAAGAAGGACGGCAAATTCATCGCCGCCGAGACGGGCCACCGTATCAGACGGTCTGAGACAGATTTTTATTCTCTGCCCCATCGCGACGAGAAGCTTGTCACCAAAATCATGGCCCAGACTGTCGTTGATGATTTTGAAGCGGTCGATATCGGTGAAGAGAACGGCATAGGAATTGGAATTGCCACGTCTGGAACTTTCAAGCAGGTGGCCAAGGCGATCCATAAAAAGAGCCCGGTTGGGCAACCCGGTAAGATGATCATGAAAGGCACTGTGCGCCATCAGCCCCTCGGCCTTTTTTCGCGAGGTAATGTCTGCCTGTGAACCTGCTATGCGATAGGCCTTGCCGTGTGAGTCCCGCACCGCCAGACCTCGGGCAAGCATCCAGAGGGAATCGTTGTCCTTGCTTTGAATGCGGTACTCACATTCAAAGTGCGGGATGGCGCCTTCCAGATGCGCGGCAAGCTGTGTCCTGACCATTTCCCGGTCCGCCGGATCCACCCTGCCGAGCCACTCCTCCAGAGAGGTCCCGATCTCGCCCTCATCATAACCGAGCATCGATTTCCACCGATTTGAGTAATACACGGTGTCATCACGAAGATCCATATCCCACAGACCGTCATTGGCACCCCGCGCCGCGAGGGCATATCGCTCTTCGCTTTCCCGAAGGGCTTCTTCAACCTGCTTCCGTTCGGCCACCTCCTGAACCAGCTTTTCATAATTGTCCCTGAGGGTGGCGCTCATCTCGTTGAAATGATCGGCAAGTTCCCCGAACTCGCTCTGGTCTTTTATGGTCAGCTTGTAATCCAGATCACCATGGGTGATGGCACGGGTTGCCAGAACCAGTTGCCTGACCGGGCCGGTGATGGAACGTATCAGATGGATCGCGATCAGGATCGCGAAAATAAATGTAATCCAAATGGTTGAAAACAGAATGATCCGTGCCTGATCAATCCTTTCCAGCGCCCTGTTGGTCGTGACCTCGAGTTTTTTTGCCGCCTGGAAGGACATCATTTCCGTTTTGTGCAGCAGATCGTTGCCGATTGCCGCTGCTTCCTGCTGCAGTTTCTCGATTCTCTTCCTGTTTGCCGAAGCGGTGATATAGTAGCTTAAAGCCTTCTGGTATTCCGCGATCAGGTCAATGATGTTCCGAATGTCCAGAGTGATCCCGAGTTCATGGTGACAACCTGTGCAGGCGTTGGCGGAAGTTTCCAGTCTGGTCACATGATCGGCAATGGCATCAACCTTATTGCCGAGCAAGGTGTTTACGGTGTAGAGATCCGACTGGACGGTCTGAATCGAAATGATAAGATGCTGCCGGAGATCTTCAATCTGGTGCAGCGCCACAAGCTTGCCCA from Pseudomonadota bacterium harbors:
- a CDS encoding EAL domain-containing protein, with product MKRKIIISLLMLLLLSATGVSLATYFMSHTTSTLGKLVALHQIEDLRQHLIISIQTVQSDLYTVNTLLGNKVDAIADHVTRLETSANACTGCHHELGITLDIRNIIDLIAEYQKALSYYITASANRKRIEKLQQEAAAIGNDLLHKTEMMSFQAAKKLEVTTNRALERIDQARIILFSTIWITFIFAILIAIHLIRSITGPVRQLVLATRAITHGDLDYKLTIKDQSEFGELADHFNEMSATLRDNYEKLVQEVAERKQVEEALRESEERYALAARGANDGLWDMDLRDDTVYYSNRWKSMLGYDEGEIGTSLEEWLGRVDPADREMVRTQLAAHLEGAIPHFECEYRIQSKDNDSLWMLARGLAVRDSHGKAYRIAGSQADITSRKKAEGLMAHSAFHDHLTGLPNRALFMDRLGHLLESSRRGNSNSYAVLFTDIDRFKIINDSLGHDFGDKLLVAMGQRIKICLRPSDTVARLGGDEFAVLLEDVADRMDIEDIICRIENEVVKPFNIDGHELFTMQSIGIATGDDRYESPEEILRDADIAMYQAKAIGGGRHVYFDTRMHATIIARNQLERELRSAVDNLEDFVLHYQPIMSPGDRSLVGFEALIRWVHPERGLVLPNDFIPLAEETGLIIPLSRWVLRQACRQLRRWDEMYPNGSPLKMSINISSRMLLLDDFTGDVAACIRDEGIQAESLVIEITENVILEHTNVALNSLVALQGMGVNIHIDDFGTGYSSLSYLHNFPVHALKIDRSFISKLKGKGDDLEIVKTIIALAHNLDLDVIAEGVEEEHQLSTIRDLECAFCQGFFFSRAIAAEEVPTWIKANGIKIQENTDS